Proteins from one Planctomyces sp. SH-PL62 genomic window:
- a CDS encoding metal-dependent hydrolase has product MSTRFRWLGHSALLFENDGKHVLVDPFLTGNPAAAIKPEDAPADLILISHGHGDHVGDAVAIAGRTGATVATNYEIGGWLQQPPRGLSKVEGLQHGGGFTFNDWVHVKLTLAFHGSALPDGSNGGNPCGFILTFPDGTKVYDAADTALFGDMALIGEEGLDLALLPIGDYYTMGVDDSIRAIKLLKPKYVIPIHYNTFPTIAQDAHAWAERVKAETSAQPIVLKPGDWFDVAK; this is encoded by the coding sequence ATGTCCACCCGCTTCCGCTGGCTCGGCCATTCCGCCCTGCTGTTCGAGAACGACGGCAAGCACGTGCTCGTCGACCCGTTCCTGACCGGGAACCCCGCAGCCGCGATCAAGCCCGAGGACGCGCCCGCCGACCTGATCCTGATCTCGCACGGCCACGGCGACCACGTCGGCGACGCGGTGGCGATCGCCGGCCGCACCGGGGCGACGGTCGCCACCAATTACGAGATCGGCGGCTGGCTCCAGCAGCCGCCCCGGGGGCTTTCCAAGGTGGAGGGGCTCCAGCACGGCGGCGGGTTCACGTTCAACGACTGGGTCCACGTCAAGCTGACGCTCGCCTTCCACGGCTCGGCCCTGCCCGACGGCTCCAACGGCGGCAATCCGTGCGGCTTCATCCTGACCTTCCCCGACGGCACCAAGGTCTACGACGCCGCCGACACCGCCCTCTTCGGCGACATGGCCCTGATCGGTGAGGAAGGGCTCGACCTGGCCCTGCTGCCGATCGGCGACTATTACACGATGGGCGTCGACGACTCCATCCGCGCCATCAAGTTGCTCAAGCCGAAATATGTGATCCCCATCCACTACAATACATTTCCCACCATCGCGCAAGACGCGCACGCCTGGGCCGAACGCGTCAAGGCCGAGACCTCCGCGCAACCCATCGTCCTGAAGCCCGGCGATTGGTTCGACGTCGCCAAGTGA
- a CDS encoding glycerophosphodiester phosphodiesterase: MTRTFTLVFLAALGLPDHAGADAPPRPTSFLNNGVTAHRGNSSEHPENTLPAFASGLEMGADWVELDVFLSRDGKIVVTHDATTGRVGDRNLAISESTYEQLKTVDVATDFRRRHGLTAEQFPPMAMPLLEDVLRLAMTQDRARISIQPKMDCVGEAVALVKGLGAEAWVGFNDGDLAYMTEVKRLAPEIPVFWDRPADCDVDADVRIARERGFEALVVNHAGVTPEKVRKVKAAGLAFGAWTVDDPDLMRELLGMGVDRIYTDRPRTLLAIKQAPSR; this comes from the coding sequence ATGACGCGAACCTTCACGCTCGTCTTCCTGGCCGCGCTCGGCCTCCCCGACCACGCCGGGGCGGACGCCCCCCCGCGCCCGACCTCGTTCCTGAACAACGGCGTCACGGCCCATCGCGGAAACTCCAGCGAACACCCCGAGAACACCCTGCCCGCGTTCGCGAGCGGCTTAGAGATGGGCGCCGACTGGGTCGAACTGGACGTCTTCCTCAGCCGTGACGGCAAGATCGTCGTCACCCACGACGCGACCACCGGTCGCGTCGGCGACCGGAACCTCGCCATCTCCGAGTCGACCTATGAACAACTGAAGACGGTCGACGTGGCGACCGACTTCCGACGACGGCATGGGCTGACGGCCGAGCAATTCCCGCCGATGGCGATGCCGCTGCTGGAAGACGTGCTGCGGCTGGCGATGACGCAAGACCGCGCGAGGATCTCGATCCAGCCCAAGATGGACTGCGTCGGCGAGGCCGTCGCGCTCGTGAAGGGGCTCGGCGCCGAGGCGTGGGTCGGCTTCAATGACGGCGACCTGGCGTACATGACCGAGGTGAAACGGCTCGCGCCCGAGATCCCCGTCTTCTGGGATCGCCCGGCCGATTGCGACGTCGACGCCGACGTCCGCATCGCCCGCGAGCGGGGCTTCGAGGCCCTCGTCGTCAACCACGCCGGAGTCACCCCCGAGAAGGTCCGCAAGGTCAAGGCCGCCGGCCTCGCCTTCGGCGCCTGGACCGTCGACGACCCGGACCTCATGCGCGAGCTCCTCGGCATGGGGGTCGACCGCATCTACACCGACCGGCCGCGCACGCTGCTGGCGATCAAGCAGGCCCCGAGTCGCTGA
- a CDS encoding right-handed parallel beta-helix repeat-containing protein, which yields MSTRDYPSIQAAIDANPGKVVEVAPGVHEIDETIRIATEGGGLVGRARIVQKDSAKAIVRIDHADGAILRDLTLTRPEGLRETEAEAVLVTDSRDVSLAGLRILDNQTRSAAVELRNCDNGQVRDCLVQNYQRVGIDDRTDTPDQGFAFRCIIGTGILIRECQGTLIQGNTVREDRLIATPEVKREFELGRIIKKNAVRGRIASARDWERGETDNWMQGTAVHVGSPEATDCTRVLGNLVERAGQGFDIHADHVILSQNIVNDALIGMKAMHGSKHVIVSNNQFIKNSLWSIGMMPGAASLPARAAEGDRPARAANVDGGSIISGNIITDFGLGLTRWIWGDEAGGCPIRFDHAQVPENPPLADVIVTGNVVYDTGHDAILKDGKPEVVPPRYRYAVLIESGDSAPVGLHFSNNLFHPGLRGVSNVELKP from the coding sequence GTGTCCACGCGCGATTATCCTTCGATCCAGGCGGCGATCGACGCCAACCCCGGCAAGGTGGTCGAGGTCGCGCCGGGCGTCCATGAGATCGACGAGACGATCCGCATCGCCACCGAGGGGGGCGGCCTGGTCGGACGCGCCCGGATCGTGCAGAAGGACTCGGCGAAGGCCATCGTCCGCATCGACCACGCCGACGGCGCGATCCTCCGCGACCTCACGCTGACGCGGCCGGAAGGGCTCCGCGAGACGGAGGCCGAGGCCGTCCTCGTCACCGACAGCCGCGACGTGAGCCTCGCGGGCCTGCGAATCCTCGACAACCAGACGCGGTCGGCGGCCGTCGAGTTGCGCAACTGCGACAACGGCCAAGTCCGCGACTGCCTGGTCCAGAACTACCAGCGCGTCGGGATCGACGACCGGACGGACACGCCCGACCAGGGGTTCGCCTTCCGCTGCATCATCGGCACGGGGATCCTGATCCGCGAATGCCAGGGGACCTTGATCCAGGGGAACACCGTCCGCGAGGACCGGCTGATCGCCACGCCCGAGGTGAAGCGGGAGTTCGAGCTGGGCCGGATCATCAAGAAGAACGCCGTCCGGGGCCGGATCGCCAGCGCCCGCGACTGGGAGCGGGGCGAGACCGACAACTGGATGCAAGGCACGGCCGTCCACGTCGGCTCGCCCGAGGCGACCGATTGCACGCGGGTCCTGGGCAACCTCGTCGAGCGCGCGGGGCAGGGGTTCGACATCCACGCCGACCACGTCATCCTGTCGCAGAACATCGTGAACGACGCCCTCATCGGCATGAAGGCGATGCACGGTTCCAAGCATGTGATCGTGTCGAATAATCAATTCATCAAGAATTCGCTCTGGAGCATCGGCATGATGCCCGGCGCCGCGTCGCTCCCGGCCCGCGCCGCCGAGGGCGACCGGCCCGCCCGCGCCGCCAACGTCGACGGCGGCTCGATCATCTCCGGCAACATCATCACCGACTTCGGACTCGGCCTGACCCGATGGATCTGGGGCGACGAGGCCGGCGGCTGCCCGATCCGCTTCGACCACGCCCAGGTCCCCGAGAACCCGCCGCTCGCCGACGTGATCGTCACCGGCAACGTGGTCTACGACACCGGCCACGACGCGATCCTCAAGGACGGCAAGCCCGAGGTCGTCCCGCCGCGCTACCGATACGCGGTGCTGATCGAATCCGGCGACTCCGCGCCGGTCGGTCTGCACTTCTCCAACAACCTCTTCCATCCCGGCCTCCGGGGCGTCTCCAACGTCGAACTGAAGCCGTAG
- a CDS encoding M15 family metallopeptidase, producing MSAKSIGRAVLLFSGGLTWAAPAPVVQAAMTVASKDEDGKPGSRAEPSRQTFHIQPTRPIAEIRAEALAASPPEESGEFVRPDLVDLATLDPRIRLEIRYATADNFLGVPVYTTPRAFLQRPAAEALKRAQAKLAEQGFGLLIYDGYRPWYVTKIFREATPAKYHDFVADPAKGSRHNRGCAVDLTLYDLKSGRPVDMPTGYDDFTERAFSDSPDATPPQAANRATLRKALEAEGFLHLPEEWWHYDYKDWNRHPIQNVEFEKLQAGEKTR from the coding sequence ATGAGCGCGAAGTCGATCGGTCGGGCCGTGTTGCTGTTCTCGGGCGGGCTTACCTGGGCCGCTCCCGCCCCCGTCGTCCAGGCCGCGATGACGGTCGCCTCAAAGGATGAGGACGGGAAGCCGGGATCGCGGGCCGAACCGTCCCGCCAGACGTTCCACATCCAGCCCACGCGGCCCATCGCCGAGATCCGCGCCGAGGCCCTCGCCGCCAGCCCGCCGGAGGAATCGGGCGAGTTCGTCAGGCCGGATCTCGTCGACCTGGCGACGCTCGACCCGAGGATCAGGCTGGAGATCCGTTATGCGACGGCGGACAACTTCCTGGGCGTCCCGGTCTATACGACGCCCCGCGCGTTCCTCCAGCGGCCGGCGGCCGAGGCCCTGAAGCGGGCCCAGGCGAAGCTCGCGGAGCAGGGCTTCGGCCTCCTGATCTACGACGGCTACCGGCCCTGGTACGTCACCAAGATCTTCCGCGAGGCCACCCCCGCGAAGTACCACGACTTCGTCGCCGACCCCGCCAAGGGCTCCCGGCACAACCGCGGCTGCGCCGTCGACCTCACGCTCTACGACCTGAAGTCCGGCCGACCCGTCGACATGCCCACCGGCTACGACGATTTCACCGAACGCGCCTTCTCCGATTCCCCCGACGCCACGCCCCCCCAGGCCGCCAACCGCGCCACGCTCCGCAAGGCCCTCGAAGCCGAGGGCTTCCTCCACCTCCCCGAAGAGTGGTGGCACTACGACTACAAGGACTGGAACCGCCACCCGATCCAGAACGTCGAGTTCGAGAAGCTCCAGGCCGGAGAGAAGACCCGATGA
- a CDS encoding alpha/beta hydrolase: protein MKLWKKWAGLTALLVVGAAIALAGREPSPPDSILFEPDVTYREVDGETLRLDFARPKEGDGPFPVVVCIHGGGWRAGDKKDFREALFGLAQQGCGVVSVQYRFAPRHPFPAQLDDVKAAVRFVRERAKPWKLDPERIAVMGGSAGAHLALLLATTGDEDPKDAPSTAIRAAVSIAGPTDLTADFPESSRDMVADFLGRDRRADRAVQEGASPLFHLNPGDAPVLLIHGTKDELVPYDQATRFREACEKSGVEAELVTIQGGGHGGGGDDPHAWEAVVVKSVAFLRKHLGLPPLAGFDAEGKPTAKAP from the coding sequence GTGAAGCTCTGGAAGAAATGGGCGGGCCTGACGGCGTTGCTGGTCGTCGGAGCGGCGATCGCGCTCGCCGGGCGCGAGCCCTCGCCGCCGGATTCGATCCTCTTCGAGCCCGACGTGACGTACCGCGAGGTCGACGGTGAGACGCTCCGGCTGGATTTCGCGCGGCCGAAGGAGGGGGACGGGCCGTTCCCGGTGGTCGTCTGCATCCACGGCGGCGGCTGGCGCGCCGGGGACAAGAAAGACTTCCGCGAGGCCCTATTCGGCCTGGCCCAGCAGGGCTGCGGGGTCGTCTCCGTGCAGTACCGATTCGCCCCCAGGCACCCGTTCCCGGCGCAGCTCGACGACGTCAAGGCGGCCGTCCGGTTCGTCCGCGAGCGAGCGAAGCCGTGGAAGCTCGACCCGGAGCGCATCGCCGTGATGGGGGGCTCGGCGGGGGCGCACCTGGCCCTCTTGCTGGCGACGACCGGAGACGAGGACCCGAAAGACGCCCCGTCGACCGCGATCAGGGCCGCCGTCTCGATCGCCGGGCCGACCGACCTCACGGCCGATTTCCCCGAGTCCTCGCGCGACATGGTCGCGGACTTTCTGGGCCGTGATCGCCGGGCCGACCGCGCCGTCCAGGAGGGGGCGAGCCCGCTCTTCCACCTGAACCCCGGCGACGCTCCGGTGCTGCTGATCCACGGCACGAAGGACGAGTTGGTCCCCTACGACCAGGCGACGAGGTTTCGGGAGGCCTGCGAGAAGTCCGGGGTCGAGGCCGAGCTGGTGACGATTCAGGGGGGCGGGCACGGCGGCGGGGGGGACGATCCCCACGCCTGGGAGGCCGTCGTCGTGAAGTCGGTCGCGTTCCTGCGGAAGCACCTGGGACTCCCCCCCCTGGCGGGGTTCGACGCCGAGGGGAAGCCGACGGCCAAGGCGCCCTGA